In a single window of the Palaemon carinicauda isolate YSFRI2023 chromosome 10, ASM3689809v2, whole genome shotgun sequence genome:
- the LOC137648547 gene encoding protein D2-like isoform X2, with product MAEQQQVQQRSTKQNSLEGFKTEQIVPDVVDEIPPNCVKVKFSTCDVSCGNIITPTQVFDKPVEVCWPADSDNLYTLCMTDPDAPSRENPKLREFLHWLVVNIPGCDLSRGETLADYVGSGPPKGTGLHRYVYLAYQQPGRITCDEPKMPSNTPENRRHFSIRNFAAKYNLKLIAGNFYQAEFDETTYKVHRQLGLIP from the exons ATGGCTGAACAGCAACAGGTTCAACAACGGAGCACAAAACAGAATTCTCTTGAGGGATTTAAAACCGAACAGATCGTTCCAGATGTAGTTGACGAGATTCCTCCAAATTGCGTCAAG gttaAGTTTAGCACCTGTGACGTCTCTTGTGGGAACATAATCACCCCCACTCAAGTATTTGATAAACCTGTGGAAGTGTGTTGGCCAGCTGACTCTGACAACCTTTACACATTATGCATGACAG ATCCTGATGCCCCAAGTCGAGAGAACCCTAAATTGAGAGAGTTTCTTCACTGGCTCGTCGTCAACATACCAGGATGCGACCTCTCGAGAGGAGAGACACTTGCAGATTACGTCGGCTCAGGACCCCCAAAAGGAACTG GTCTACATAGATATGTCTACTTAGCATACCAGCAGCCGGGTCGTATAACCTGCGATGAACCGAAAATGCCGAGCAATACAC CTGAAAATCGAAGACATTTCAGCATCAGGAACTTTGCCGCCAAGTATAATCTGAAACTGATTGCTGGAAATTTCTATCAGGCCGAGTTCGACGAAACTACTTACAAGGTCCATCGTCAACTTGGACTCATCCCATAG